The DNA window GGTATCACATCTGTGGGCTTCAACTGAAAAGTAAGATTTGAGTAACTTATTTCTAATATCACATTCCTCCCGTTGTTGCTAGAATAAGTACCGAATCAGCGTCTAATATCAATCGTTTGATAGTCGGGCAAGCAGGGATCAGTTTGTTGGTATTAAGTCCAATGCATTTCAATCTTAACTCCGTAAGTTTGCCCAGTAAGGTTAGTAAATCAAAAATGGATACATCGAGTATTGCCTACAGAAGCAAATAAGTCTAAGTAACTTTTCTCACTGTAAATAAGTTAACATACCCAATCAACAAGTGCTAGTCGCCTGAGGTTGGTTAAATTTCTACAAACTGCCTGCACAACACCattttgattcaaattattgataCCGAAACGAAAACGATCCAATAATTCAAAATTGGACAATTGCGGCATTTTCTGGTGCAGTTTCTCGAAAAAAGCGTCTGGAGTATTGACGCGTACTGATAGGAAAGTTAGTTGGTATAAAGAAGGAAAACATCCTGCCATAGTAATCATAGCTGAATCAACAGTCATCTTATGTAGTATCAATTTGCTCAAGCGGGTCAATTGCGATAAAATCGTAAATGTTGTGGGGGGAACTTCATTGGCATCCAAGTTGACGGTTTTTAATTGGGTACAGTATTTGGCTATGATTTGAAGCGTATCGCAACAAATAATATTATCGAAAAGACATATTTCAGTCAAATTGGAACAAGTTTCGATGAAATATCGGATATGTTTATTTGCCGATGGATTACTGATAGGAAACAGAAGtcgaaattttgttaaatgagGAAAATTTGCCATACAGAAATTCAGTTGATCGCGTTCAACAAATCGCGCATCGACACAAAGATGTGAAATTtgattgataaaattggttacTATGCTAGGAAATCCTTCTTGACCATCTGCTATTGGTATCCCGATGCTTTTAATTTTTGGTGTGATGATAGACCAATCAATCCAATCTTTTTCCAATCCATGTGTATAAAAACATATTGCTTCCAGTTTTGGCAATATCGGGAGCTCTACATGCCCCGCGACATTATCTTCTATCTCCAGCATGGTTTTTATGAGAAGATTTTTCACGTTGACCAATTTGTTCATAAATTGTACAAAATATTCGGAGGAAATTTCGGTGTGCAACAGACGAGCGTCGGCATCCTGTTCGATACTGACGTACTCTAAACTGTTTTGGAATTTATCTAATATCTTAAGTAAATATTTTTCGTCGTCCTCCGAAAACTTCAGTACGAGATTCCTATAGCAACGCGAACTATTTTTGAGAACAATCCAATAATCCCTGGGACTAAGTTTGGAACAATTTACTTCTAATAGAACATCTACCAGCGTTATCCGAGAAAAGGCAAATTGGGCCCATCGGTTACTGACACGAGAAGCAACTTTGCGGTCTTCTACGTTAAGGTGGGTTATGATTTTCTCAAAGATCTATAAGAAtaagatttttttgtaaaaagtaTACTATTGCATAAGGCATCCATACTTACCTCATTCGGGAGATCATCTATAGACAGTAGATATAAATATTCTTTAGATGATTTTACGCCTACAACATACATTTTACTGTATACTGCTGTAGCATCGATCAAGAGTTGGAATTACTAGTTGTTGTATGTATGGGCATTTGTCAGTTATGCAGTTCGCGCACGCGTCTATCTGTTTAACTAAACTAGGGATGTCCTAATATATAAATCctattttcaaaattgtgaTATCTATTATTTTGCTTTGTGAATCTGTCACAAAAAATCGTTAAGTTTGtgattgtagtttttagtactagtgtaccattgttatgtgctagtcgtatgccTATCTGTGTATGTGCTCTGAGTACGTTTTCAAGCCGAAACAGAACAACGACCTTTACCAAAAACCGAATCATCCCAGAGTTCAATTCTTCACTGATCCAATCCTACATCTTCCTCACTCTCAAACCATTTAGATCAAACTATTTCGTTTCGATTCGTACCTATCTGTGAATAATTATAAAGAGTTCCCCGCCGGTTAGTTCTTGCCAGGATGTAGAGAACCCAAAGCAACTAGGAGCTTACTCCCGCTAAGgtctacacgcagaaaaaaatagcatatttaaaccaaaaatatgtgttattgaatccaatcatttatcgtttatcactttaacaaacaaacttattggtttgaaaatatttttctattagaacaacaacaaatttttgctttcaataaatacatttttagtatcaataattttcttttaatttcaataaaataatgattgaaaaacggaacgataattttgttttattgaaacaataaataaattttattgaattcaataaataattttattgtctcccgaccaataatttaatttattgaatttaatgcataattttattgaacctatAAATCTTTTTTCTACGTGTACGCATTCGCGCAATTGAAAGAGCGGTTGAAATTTTTCAGTACATGTGCATGAACGGGATTATTTGTATGCGTGTGTTTAGTGTTCATTGCCCATGCAGGGGTTTATTAGTTGGTTTTTTGtggggttttgacgtcttacatgcAGCGCATAATACATGgcacgcaaaatacattatggatctattttgatggaaagaatgTGTCAACTTTATAAACTATCATGCACattagtgtgtgtgtgttttgtaATAGAATCTGGTTCTATGTTtcttacacacagaaaaaaggTGTTGGTACAAATAAGagttttcactcttagcaaaaaacaaccaacgcatactcttagtttgaaaataaaacttttattttaattactatttttcattagctcaaaaggaaaatttttattttgaatataattcttgattaatttaaaagttttacttttaacCTAATAataggcgttggttgtttttttgctaagagcagAACACTCTCACTTtgaccaatatttttttaggtGTGTATATGTATTACATTTGAAAAAGATGGCAATGAGCGAAgttaaattctcaaagttttttctgcatttttaccattttattttcattgattATAAATCGCATTGAAACGCATTATAACTAACTGTGACCAGTCGCATAATGGCAGAATagcaaaaaattcagtttgtttacatttgcgattattaaaaaacctattttaatccacctagcggtgcaattgtgcctttctcaatcatgaatcacgagaatatgtgcgttgtttatattaattaaaaacttttaaatgcatatattacattttattattatacatcacatgacaactatatacaggaaaataaatcattattcgagttctaaaattttgaaaaagaaaaaacagccacggtaatattgaactgaagaaaggtgcgaaatcggcagtcccaaaaagtcgatttttataaaaaaaaatttttcgagataacataaaatctcgacgtttcatgcattttaaagatgtgtggcatcaaaaatacgaattcgatttctttccctttggaaaaaaaaatttgagttccggcttatatgcactgaaaaaaaatccaaacgttaattctatttgcttcaaaccgcttaaaattcatatgaagaagaaatgctactGTTATCACgtgcacacataccttctatgtgtcaactgcataaactatgtatgcacacacataagttatatgtgcatattgttatagaatggggttttatgtgcctaatagttatgaaatgtgaatgtaagattaatgtttcctgtaaatacacacattaggtttatgtgccagcaaatagtgtctatatgcctccgttaattgcaaaaatctatgtgtaaaatcaataggcataacgtttacttttttttgagtgtgggaatttcatatgtgaccggacgatttagtctatatttccggacccatataagcgatccgtacgaaattttatagacatctgtggggatattatagctatcatttggaactaagtttgtgaaaatcggcccaaccatttcagagaaactgatgtgagttcgtaaattttgaaaggtggccgcttttcccgggcacttccggaaccatctatggtggtcaatgtagtcaacgaaagttttgttggccgtcggtgaccgagaacagcaaatttaagttgtttgagacacattttagcgaaatttttacattttttgctttcatcggagtatcggtttgaatcacaatttgctatgtgatcgcacgcccaggcctgtaactccggaaccggaggtcggatcgggatgaaattaaatagccatttacggggacgcaatacctttcatttgagaccaagtttagccgaatcggtctagccatctccgagaaaccgatgtgactgttattctgaatttagatacttccgccggggcttccggaaccgatgatggtggccaatgtgaccaaagagactttgaatggctgttaatgacctagtactacaaatcgaagcagttgtggtcacattttggaaaaattttcaccattatacattcattgcagaatttcttaaaatcgacattttctgcgtgatcgtactcatcaccctgtaattccggaaccggaagtcggatccattagaaattcaatagcagcctatgggaacgttgcacctttcatttgggactaagtttgtaaaaatcggttcatccatctctgagaaaagtgagtgagattgtgttcgcgtacacacacacagacgcacatatacacacacatacacacacacatacatacacacacagacatttgccgaactcgacgaactgaatcgaatggtatatgtcactcggccctccgggcctccgttaaaaagtcggttttcagagcaattgtaatacctttctattttttttttttgtaaaatacgtttatttgtcattttatcaatgtttaaaattagtttATATTAATTTACAACTAATGTCTCTTGGATATTAAAGGCTAAAATATCCACATCTACCCTATCATGTTGACTATTTTGAATGAATGAGATGTAGCAACATAATAGTTTGAGAACCTTTGTTCTCGTTGTCATCTCGAATCGCTCTAGTGAAGGCATCAAAAATTCATTTACCAGCAGCCGCCGTCCTCCAGTCACTGCCAATAGTTGTTGTTGAAACAGAGTGTACGCATTCCCCACTCTACGACATTCAAAGAATTTGTGCTGTAAAGTTTCGATTTGTTCACCACAGTGTGTACAGTTTTCTCCGTCCGTTCGTCTCATGGTGTGTAAAAGTTGCCGGTGCGGGATCTTTTTATTTGCCCACATATACAGGGCACTGCGCTGTTTAGGTAGCAGCTTTGGAGATGATATATTTCTCCATATCCGTGTCCAATTTGCAGCGGGATTGGCAGCTTCAACTCTAGCTCGGTCTGTGCGTTCAATATAGAAGCGGTGGATGAGATCGGCGGAAGGGTGTGTGCGGATTTGAAAAGGGAATGTTGCAATATTTTCTAGGATAACTTTCAAACAGGGAAGAGAGCTTGGTCGGGGGGGATTTTCTTGGCTGAGGAAGGAAGAGTAGTAGGGAATGGATTCGATCTCCTGTAAGTGGCGATTGATTAGCAGCGCTTTACATTTCATCGCTGGTAGTTGCAAAGTTAGACCACCATCGTCTTTACTGCGTGCCAGTTGCTGCATCGGAACCGTTGCGCATGAACCACGGAAAAGATAGGAGCGCATAGTAGCAGTTAACTTTGCCACGTGCGCTGCCGTCGGATGTAGATTTGCTGCCATGTACCACATTTTAGACGAAATAAATGTGTTCAACAGCGTCACTTTTTGATGTAAAGCCAGAGTGCGCAGCGAGTGCATCCATATCTGCCGTGTGAAATTCGTGACAAGACTGTCCCAGTTTAATGAGACCATTAATCGGATCGAGTTGGCAAAAATTACTCCTAGGATTTTAATGCTGTTGTCCGTCTGAAGCCATGGCACCGTTATAGGATTTGTCGTTAGACTCAAATCAATAGCTGTGGTTTTTGTTTCATTCAGACGGGCACCAGCTACGCGTTCGAACCGCCTGAATAAAACCCGCATTTCATTCAGCTGGTCTGCGCTGCTAGCAATTGCACTGATGTCGTCCGCATATGCAACGATTACGTCTGCTCCACACACCTGTTCCAAACTCTTCAATAACGGGTGCAGCTGAATTATGAACAGGTGCATCGCAATAGGATCTCCCTGCCTTACCGATCGCTGAATGGGGAAGGGTGCAGAAAGGTGTCCATTTATTAGCAACCGTGACGAAGAAACTGCTGCTATATGGGAAAGCAACTCAACCAGCGCAgtacagtggcgtagtagcgggggggggggggggtttggggacgaaaccccccccccccccgaaatattttggagaattttgaaaaaattcaatatgttaaacaaatttctgcctaaaattttaaataaaattctcaaagtttcatttgcaaaagtcatCTTGTGAAAATacttccttgtagtgaaaattggctgcagacttgacacctacctgacggcacgttgtggaggctagctcaaccgccgaggcctataacaagtagatcgcggcgaagcgaggagctgggagCTTGTTGGTTCACGAAGCGGATATCGGTAcggagagaaatttcgccacattctgtagtccttgactgacggcgaacatggactgaagagtgtgagagaagtatccccatagagaccaccagcagggatgccacattgaaatctgtgtttcggtcaaaaaagtctttttaccatctgtgatgacttaAACAGGAGAaatatctgtgaaaatctgtgataaatttccaaaaaatctgtgaaaaatcacaacattttcaaaaatctgtgaaattttcatcaatatgccaaaaatctgtcatctgtaaaaaagaatctgtgatcaaaaattgtgaaaaaaatctgttacattacagaaaaatctgtgaatatggtaaccctgaccaccaggcgattcgctaccgcatatGCCAATGGAAcgctgctgcagcacgaagaattACGAgccgcaagctaaagtggaagacgaaagcctttaacgaaaacctctttgttgagttacttcggtgaacaacggaatcaagtacgttgatgcagctgatctaacaagaaggatttgacggcttgtgacgttacaatgtcacgaaaactagggccatgcagtagacggcgtgcagcttacgggttgaatgagtagctcagtacgctacacgctgcttgtcttagatccagaaggcggactcagagcgtaagatcggaaagtgagagaggagcgcaagcgacgttttgagaaggtagggactctttaaaacgggagatcaagcttagcaagccaattgccataagtagctgtgctgagaaataaacgccaatccctgggggacgcgtactgagtcgttatgacgaagacgagggtccgtcaACACCAACTGAAATATatcccgggtaagctaaagataatcgttgagggtctcttcccgaatcacgattcaactacctggtcacctacaccgtacggcgaagaagaaggaggtaacacagccgagtggtaagtgactaacgacgagctcaaagaagcgtcgatgtgactaaaatcaaagaaaacccccggtccggatggaataccaaccgtggcgctgaaagctgcgatcctggcatatccggacatgttcaggatgctactgctgaagtctttagatgatggtaatccccgaaatgaggaaggtgcagaaactgatgttgctgccaaagtgtgggaagtcaccgagccatccagcctcgaatagaccaatgccgcagcttggcataaaagaatgagccagttCCTTAAGagatacttccagagtagagcactgctgtaccagacgatcaaacgggcaataggcaatgcgagtcacagcgggcgttcctcagggctccattctttGTCCAACAGTTTcgaatgggatgtacgatggggcttaacactgcggcttcccaggaaagtgaaaatcgttggtttcgtggacgatgtgtcactaacggtgagacacttgtaGAAATGGAGgtttcggtgacggagacaatgaaaccgcaaaaagctgaacaggacgcttcgactgctggtcgtacgagtttcgattgcgtaccggaggcagtatgccttgtcgccgagatgatccccatctgcattaccctgacggaggatatcaagtgctacaaacaatgaaacgccagaaacatgaggaagatgatgagaagcgattcgatggtgacgtggcagcaggaatgggacaatatggacaaaggaaagtggacctaccggctcatccaaacctgtcggcgtgggtcaatagaaagcacggagtgatgactttccacctgaaacagctcctatcgagccacggctgcttaaggactatcttcatcggtgtgggtacgcaacgtcaacactgtgcttggagtgtgagatcgtcgaggcgacaccggagcgtctttgaatgtccgaggtttgaagtctttgaatgtccgagcagagtctttgaatgtccgaggtttgaagtgacgtgcagcgAGCTACTTAacacgggaggaccggacatcaacccgaataatgtagcctacataatgacaagcgacgtagagacgtggaacgcagtaaacagataTATGATGtggatcagtgattctcaacctggggtccgcggacccctaggggaccacgaagtcattgctgggagtccgcgaagaaaaatatattttccgagcgcatattgaaatttcaagtcatgtttcctaacaaattgaaaataacatattgatagcatacaaaattgatgtttatctatgggggtccgcagcaacccagtgtgatatctaaggagtccgtggtacgaa is part of the Topomyia yanbarensis strain Yona2022 chromosome 1, ASM3024719v1, whole genome shotgun sequence genome and encodes:
- the LOC131677428 gene encoding uncharacterized protein LOC131677428 isoform X2 — protein: MYVVGVKSSKEYLYLLSIDDLPNEIFEKIITHLNVEDRKVASRVSNRWAQFAFSRITLVDVLLELKPTDVIPPDNRHPLEHVMSIGFPNLKTLELRKSFLDRTRFSEQEVDTLHASMPNCTFYRKTRLKMADNDYTALM
- the LOC131677428 gene encoding uncharacterized protein LOC131677428 isoform X1, which encodes MYVVGVKSSKEYLYLLSIDDLPNEIFEKIITHLNVEDRKVASRVSNRWAQFAFSRITLVDVLLEVNCSKLSPRDYWIVLKNSSRCYRNLVLKFSEDDEKYLLKILDKFQNSLEYVSIEQDADARLLHTEISSEYFVQFMNKLVNVKNLLIKTMLEIEDNVAGHVELPILPKLEAICFYTHGLEKDWIDWSIITPKIKSIGIPIADGQEGFPSIVTNFINQISHLCVDARFVERDQLNFCMANFPHLTKFRLLFPISNPSANKHIRYFIETCSNLTEICLFDNIICCDTLQIIAKYCTQLKTVNLDANEVPPTTFTILSQLTRLSKLILHKMTVDSAMITMAGCFPSLYQLTFLSVRVNTPDAFFEKLHQKMPQLSNFELLDRFRFGINNLNQNGVVQAVCRNLTNLRRLALVDWAILDVSIFDLLTLLGKLTELRLKCIGLNTNKLIPACPTIKRLILDADSLKPTDVIPPDNRHPLEHVMSIGFPNLKTLELRKSFLDRTRFSEQEVDTLHASMPNCTFYRKTRLKMADNDYTALM